The nucleotide sequence CCTTATGAAAAAACGATAGAATATGAAGGATGTGTAATAAAAAAATATAGCAGTAATGGATTTACTGTTACATTTGAAGTCAGCACAAAGCCAATTGATTTCTCTTATGCATACATATATAATGAAGTCAAAAAATATCCACAAAGAGATGCATTTGGTGATTACACTTATTATGAGTTCATCCCAAGAAATGTCAATTTATCAATTAGTTACTGCTACTATAGGGAAGTAGGTAACTATTATATAGTTATGCAAACTTATGAAAAGAGCAAAAGAGCTAATGATTTGTGGATAAATTGGACTAAACACATATTTAGTTTATTTGAAGAATAAATCTTTTTTATTTTATTTTTAAAATTAAAAATCGCCTCAGTGCTCATACGGCTCATCACAAATTCAGCAAAGCCAATCATCATCATTGGCGATTTTTTGGTGGTTATTATGATAGAAAGAGCTTTGATATTGGATGGCTATACTGACGAACCAGCTGGTTTGGGAGTTCCCCCTTATATAGGAACTTATCCAAGATATGCATATGGTGTTTTAGATAAATATGATGTTAAAGTGGATTATATAACTATCGATAAATTTAGAGAGATTAGAGGAGATTTTAATTTAGATAAATACGATGCAATAATCTGCATCTGTGGCTTTCACACACCTGGGAAATATCTAAATGCAAATCCTGCTACATTAAAGGAGTTTGTTTCTATATTATATAAGTATGGTGGTTTAAAAATTTTGGGAGGGCCGTCAGCAACAAAATATGGCTCTTCAATGATTGGAGGAAAGATAGAGGATGAAAGTAAATATAAAGCATTTTTTGACGTGGTTGCTGAAGGTGATTTAGAGGCAGTTTTAAATGATTTGTTAAGGGAGAAAAGTATAGAGAAAGTTGATTTTAACAGATATAGAACTTATGAAGAGTTAAGAGAATATGCTATTAGAGGAGCTAAAGTTGTTAAAAAGCATCCAAATTATCCATATATAATAGCTGAGATTGAAACTTATAGAGGATGCTCAAGAGCTTTAACTGGAGGCTGCTCTTTCTGCACAGAGCCGAGAAGGTTTGGATTGCCAACATTTAGAGATGAAAAAGATATAATAGATGAGATTAAAGCACTATATAATGAAGGAATAAAATATTTTAGAATTGGAAGACAACCATGTATGTTTTCATACAAATCAATTGATTCAGAAAAGGAAGAGGTTCCAAAACCAAATGTTGAGGCAATTGAAAAGTTATTTAAAGGCATTAGGAATGTTTCAAATCCAAAGGTTTTACATATAGATAATGCCAATCCTGCAGTGATAGCAAGGCATGAAGATGAAAGCAGAAAGGTAGCTAAAATATTGGTTAAATACTGCACAAGTGGGAATGTTGCAGCTTTTGGTGTTGAGAGTTTTGATGAGAAAGTAATTAAAGCCAATAACTTATTAACAACACCAGAAGATGTTTTAAAAGCTGTAGAAATTTTAAATGAAATTGGTGGAAAAAGAGGAGAAACAGGATTGCCATATTTATTGCCCGGCATAAATTTATTGTTTGGATTAAAGGGAGAGAGAAAAGAAACCTTTACTATAAATTTTGAATATTTAAAAGAAATCTATGATAGGGGCTTTATGATTAGAAGGATTAACATAAGGCAAGTTGTTCCATTTTTTGGAACTGAAATAACTCTAAAAGATATAAAAAAAGCAGAAAAAAGAAAAAAATTATTTTTATGGTTTAAAGAAAAAGTTAGGGAAGAGATAGATAATAAAATGCTTAAGAGAGTTGTGCCAAGAGGGACAATATTAAAAGATGTATTTGTTGAAGTTAAAGAGAGAGAAGATTTATATTTTGGAAGGCAATTTGGAACTTATCCAATTTTAGTAGGGATTGTTGATAAAAATCTTAAAATTGGAGAATTTGTGGATGTTGAAATTGTTGATTATGGAAGGAGGTCGATAACTGGAAGGGTTATTAAACCATAGAATTTAAATTTTGCACCTCCAAGCGTGAGCGAGGAGGTGTTAGCGGGTATACCAATAGGGCGAGGCCCTATGGATGGAAAGAGGTCAATAACTGGAAGAGTTGTTAAGCACTGATACTATTTTTTGGATTTTAGTTTTTAGATATTTCACCTAAAATTTTAAATATATTATGGCTAATATTTGAAACAGTTTTTATTAGTATTAAATTCATTAAATCAACTAACATGCCTATCAAATTATTTTTATGAGGGATTGTTATGATGGTGAGAATATTTGATACAACACTTAGAGATGGAGAACAAACACCTGGAGTTTCTTTAACACCAAATGATAAGTTAGAGATAGCAAGAAAGTTAGATGAACTTGGAGTTGATGTTATAGAGGCAGGTTCAGCTATAACTTCAAAAGGAGAAAGGGAAGGAATAAAATTAATAACAAAAGAGGGATTGAATGCTGAAATCTGTTCATTTGTTAGAGCTTTACCAATAGATATAGATGCCGCTTTAGAGTGTGATGTAGATAGTGTTCATTTAGTAGTGCCAACCTCTCCAATCCATATGAAGTATAAACTAAGAAAAACAGAAGACGAGGTTTTAGAATCTGCTTTAAAAGCTGTAGAATATGCTAAAGAACATGGATTGATTGTTGAGTTGTCAGCGGAGGATGCAACAAGAAGTGATGTAAATTTCTTAATAAAATTGTTTAATGAAGGAGAAAAAGTTGGAGCAGATAGAGTTTGTGTTTGTGATACTGTAGGAGTCTTAACACCACAAAAGAGTGTAGAGTTATTTAAAAAAATAACTGAGAACGTTAATTTGCCAGTATCAGTTCATTGCCATAACGACTTTGGAATGGCTACAGCAAATACATGCTCAGCTGTTTTAGGTGGGGCTGTTCAATGCCACGTAACTGTTAATGGTATTGGTGAGAGAGCTGGAAACGCTTCATTGGAAGAGGTTGTTACTGCTTTAAAAATACTCTATGGCTATGACACTAAGATAAAGATGGAAAAGTTGTATGAGGTTTCAAGAATTGTTTCAAGATTGATGAAACTTCCTGTCCCACCAAATAAGGCAATTGTTGGTGACAATGCCTTTGCTCATGAAGCAGGAATACATGTTGATGGTTTAATAAAAAATACTGAGACTTATGAACCAATAAAACCAGAAATGGTTGGAAATAGAAGAAGAATTATCTTAGGAAAACATTCAGGTAGAAAAGCTTTAAAATACAAACTTGATTTAATGGGCATAGATGTTAGTGAAGACCAATTGAATATAATATATGAAAGAGTTAAAGAATTTGGAGATTTGGGTAAATACATTTCAGATGCTGATTTATTGGCTATAGTCAGAGAAGTTACTGGAAGAGTAGTTGAAGAGAAGATTAAATTGGATGAATTAACTGTTGTATCTGGAAATAAAATAACACCAATCGCATCTGTTAAGCTCCATTATATAGGGGAAGATATAACTTTAATCGAAACTGCTTATGGTGTAGGGCCTGTAGATGCAGCAATAAATGCTGTAAGAAAAGCAATAAGTGGGGTTGCAGATGTTAAGTTAGAAGAGTATAGAGTTGAGGCAATTGGAGGAGGAACTGATGCGTTAATAGAGGTTGTGGTTAAATTAAGAAAAGGAACTGAAATTGTTGAAGTTAGAAAATCAGATGCAGATATAATAAGAGCTTCCGTAGATGCAGTTATGGAAGGAATTAACATGCTATTGAATTAAACTCATCATGTCCTACTTAAATTATAATTTTAATTTTTATAATTTTAATATCAAAAGGTTTATATATTGTGTTGTTGTTATTTCCAAACTGGAAATTATATGATGAAGAAAAAGTCCTCTTAAATGATACAAGAAAGGAAATTTATAAGTATATATCAGATAATCCAGGAACTTATTTGAGAGAAATATCTAAAAACTTGAATAAACCTGTTTCAACTATAACATGGCATTTAAGAATTTTAGAGAAGGCTAACTTAATTAAAAGTAAAAAATTTGGAAATAGAATAATTTATTATCCATCTAATGTAGATTTAAAAGAATTACCTTTGTTATTTTTAAATGAAACACAAAAAAGAATATTTGAATATTTATTAAAAAGTCCTGCACATTTAAGGAAAATAGCTAAAGATTTAAATCTTAATGTTGAAACTGTAAGATACAATTTAAGAAAATTAGAAACTCTTGGAATTGTAAAACATAAAGAAGAGAAAAACAAAGTTATATATTATGTAGATGAATCTATCTTAGAATTTCGTAAATAAAATTATATTCTTTGTATTTTTCTAAATTATTTAAGATTTCTTTTAAAATATTGTCTAACTGATTTATACAATCTTCAAAACTACTCTCATTAACTACTACAAAATCGGCTAATGCAATAGCATAACCAATACTGAATCCTAATTCCCTCAAATCTCTCTCTACAAACACTTCCCAATTTGCTGAATCATCTTCCCTTCCTCTCATTCTCAATCTCTCAAATCTTGTTAATGGAGAGGAATGGATGGCTATTAAAACTAATGGCTTATGTTTTCTAAAATAATTTACTTCATATAAACTTCTTATACCCTCAACAATAACCACATCCTTATCTTTTAAATTTTCCTCTATGTATCTTAGACATGCTACTGCAATTGCCTCATTTCCAAACTCTTCCCTCAACTTTATAGCAGTTTTTCCAACATTTTCAGGATTTAATTCCAAGCCCCTTTTTTTTGTTTCATATCTAACAACATCCCCCATAGAAACTACTGGAAGATTGTATTTTTTAGCTACTTCATGTATTGCGCTTTTTCCAGCCCCTGGCATTCCTGTAATTCCTATTAGCAACATATTCTTCCCTTAATAATTTATTATGATTATGATTAAGAATTAATATTTACGATACATTACTTAGAACTTTCTCAGCAACATTGGAACTTTGATTTATAATTTCTACATTAGCTTTTTTTGTCTCAATAGCAGTTGATATTAAATAATAAGAAACAATTATAGCTGATAAGACAACAACCATAACTAACAAAGAAAATTCAAGGGAAATTTGCCCTTTATTGGATTTTATAGATATCATTTTATCCCCAAAATGATTTACTAAATTATTATAAGGCTGTAAATTATTTATAATTTACTTAATACTTTTTAGATGGTGGTTTATAATGCTTATCGTTAGGAAGCCAAAAAAGAAAAAGGAAGAAATTGAGATAGTTAAAGTTGATGGAAAAATAGAGGACGGGGTAGAAATTAAAAATAACCAAAAAATATTTGCAAATTACAAAAAAGTTGGGGATAAATACAAGTTATATAGATGTAGAGTAGGAGATAAGTTAATTCAGCCATCTAAGGTTTTGGAGTTGTTAAAATCTGACAAAATATACATATTGAAAGAAAATGAGGAAGTAGAGGAGATTTTAAAATCATACAATTTAAAGTCTGATTACATAGAGCTTTGCCCATTTTGCTTATTAAAAAATATTTACAAAAGATTGACAAGAAATAATAGATGTAGGTATGGAAATTTAGAAATCTGTATAAGTTGTGGAGTTAATGAAATTAAAGAAGAGGTTAAAATTAATGAGGAATTTATAGAGAAATTTTTAAAGAGGTTTAAAGATGTTGATAAAGTTCTCTCTTTATTAAGAATAAGAAATCCATTAGATAAGCCAGAATTAACAAGATATGATATTATAACAGGTAGTGAAGAAGACAAGATTGAAAATTATAAGATAGATGAATTAGATATCCCTGAAGAACTTAAAGAGATAATAAAGAGTAGAGGCATTAATGAGCTTTTACCTGTTCAAACGCTATCAGTTAAAGCTGGTTTGTTAAAAGGGGAGGATTTATTGATTGTTTCAGCAACTTCTTCAGGGAAAACATTGATTGGAGAATTAGCTGGGATTAAAAATTTAATTAAAACTGGGAAAAAGTTTCTATTTTTAGTTCCTTTGGTGGCTTTGGCAAATCAAAAATACTTAGAATTTAAAGAAAGATATGAAAAATTAGGTTTTAAAGTTAGTTTAAGAGTTGGATTAGGGAGGATTGGAAAAAAAGTTGATGTTGAAACATCGTTAGATGCTGATATTATAGTTGGGACTTATGAAGGGATTGATTATTTAATTAGGACTAAAAGATTAAAAGATATTGGAACAGTGGTTATTGATGAAATTCACTCTTTAAATTTAGAAGAAAGAGGGGCAAGATTGGATGGTTTAATTGGTAGGTTGAGATTTTTATTTAAAGATGCTCAAAAAATATATTTATCAGCAACAATTGGAAATCCAAAGGGGTTGGCTAAACAATTGGGAGCTAAATTAGTTTTATACAATGGAAGACCTGTCCCATTAGAAAGACATATAATTTTCTGCAAAAATGACTTTGCTAAATTAAATATTATTAAAGAAATTGCTAAAAGAGAATGGCAGAACATTTCAAAATTTGGATATAGAGGGCAGTGCCTAATCTTTACATATTCAAGAAAGAGAGCTGAGTATTTAGCTAAAGCTTTAAGAGCTAAGGGGATTAAAGCAGAGTTTTACCATGGAGGAATGGAGTATATAAGAAGGAGGAAAGTTGAAGATGATTTTGCAAATCAAAAAATTCAGTGTGTTGTTACAACTGCAGCGTTATCTGCAGGGGTTGATTTTCCTGCTTCAACAGTTATCTTAGAGAGTTTAGCTATGGGCGGTGACTGGTTAAATCCAGCTGAATTCCAGCAAATGTGTGGGAGGGCTGGAAGAAAGGGAATGCATGAAATTGGAAAAGTTTATCTTTTGGTAGAGATTGGTAAGAAATATCACGCAAAGATGGAAAATACTGAAGATGAAGTAGCCTTTAAATTATTGAATGCAGTTCCTGAAGATGTTAAAGTTGAATATACTGAGGATGAAGAAGAAGAGCAAATATTGGCCACAATCTCAGCTGGAATAAATAAAAGGCAGGATATAGATAGAGTGCCATATATTGGAAGGGCATTTTCTTTAAACAAAATTTTAAGTAATTTAGAGAGTTATGGGATGGTAAAAGTCAATAATGATGTGAAATTAACTAATTATGGAAATGCAGTAGCTATATCATTTTTATATCCAAAGATTGCTGAAAAAATTAGAGAAGGAATTGCTGAGAATAAACATCTTATTAAATTAATTACAGAGATTATGCCATTTGAAAATGTTTATCTTTCAAACAGTTTAAAAATAAAGCTTTCAAAAATTTTGAATATAAATGTCCCTTCAAGGTTTTTTGATGCTTTAGAAGTTATTAGAGAAGGGATGGAAAAAATTAGGGATAAAAAATTAAAAGAAGAATTGACATTAATTATTATGGAATTTGAAGGAGTTGAAGTTGAGGAGAAAATTTTAGAGATGATTATTAATCTAAGGATTTCAGGAAAAACCCCTGGACAAATTTCAAAAACACTATATGAAGGGTTTAAAATTCAAACATATTCTGGAGATATTTACTATTACTTAGAGCAATTATTAAATCTTTTAGATGCTATAGAAAGAATAGCAAGAATATTCAATAAGAAATATGCTGAAAAAGTTAATGAACTAAAAGAAAAAATAGAAAATCCAAAATAAATTATTATATATGTCATTATTAAGTAAATTTAAAATAAAAAATAAAAATAATGGTTATGTGAAACCATGGAGACTTCGAAAAAGGTAGCAATTGTTGTTATTCTCTCTATTACATTAATTTTGACTTATGCCTACTTAATAAGTATAATTGAAGGAGTAGATTACTTTACTGCATTGTACTTTAGTGTTATTACAATAACTACAACGGGTTATGGAGATTTTACTCCAAAAACGTTTATAGGAAGGGCATTAACTGTAATTTACTTATGTATTGGTGTCGGTATAGTAATGTATCTTTTTAGTTTAATAGCAGAGTTTATTGTTGAAGGTAAGTTTGAAGAGTTCATGAGGTTGAAAAAAATGAAAAACAAAATCAAAACTTTAAAAGACCATTATATTATTTGTGGATATGGAAGATTGGGGAGGGTTGTTGGGGAAAAATTTATTCAAGAAGGAGTTCCGTTTATAGCTATAGATATTAATGAAGATGTCCTAAAAGAAGAGTATGAAAGATATCCTGATAAGTTTTTATACATAGTGGGGGATGCTAAAAAGGATGAGGTGTTAAAGAAAGCAAAAATTGATAAGGCAAAGGGGTTAATTGCCACTCTACCAACTGATGCAGATAATGTGTTTGTTACATTAACAGCAAGAGAGCTAAATCCAAATATTCTAATTACTGCTAAAGCAGATGAGAAAGAAGCTATAAGAAAATTAAAAATAGCTGGGGCTAATAGAGTAGTGTCTCCATATTTAATTGGTGGATTAAGAATGGCTGAAGTTTCTGTCAGACCAGGAGTTTTAGATTTCCTAAGTACATTTATTAAAATAGCTAAAGATGAATATGAGGAAGATATTGAATTAAGAAAATTTGTTATTGAAAAAGATTCAGAATTGGCATACAAAAACTTAAAACAGGCAAATATCAGGGGTAAAACAGGAGCTACTATTTTGGGAATAAGGAGAGGAAATGAGTTTTATATAAACCCTTATCCAGAATTTGTTATAAAACCTGGCGATATAATATATGCGTTTGGAACTGAAGAGAATTTAGAGTATTTAGAGAACCTTGTTAAAAGGAAGAGAAATAAATTATAACCCCATCTTTTTTATTCCTAATTTAATTGCATTCCTCTTAAGATTTTGATTTATTCCAATATAATCTAAAACCTTACTTTCAAAGTTCATATATGCAGCAACATTTAATAATATAACTCTTTTTAACAAATCATCTAATATATTAATAATTTCTTGAGCGTTATTTCCTAACTCGTTTTCTAATTTATTTTTTAACCTATCTCCAATTTTAATAAGTATTGCTGTTAAATATTCAGGTAGAAAATCTTTTTCAACATATTTAATTCCTCTTCTTACAACTTCTTTATAAAACTCGTTTAAATCATTACTGTTGGATATTTCAAAGAAACTTTTTATCCACGCTTTAAAATCATTCTCAATTTCTTTTCTTTTATTCTCATCAAATAACGTCTTAGTTCTTTCGTATGAGAAGATATCATCAAACACTTCCTTAACAACATCATCAATAGTTTTGCTTAATATATCTTTATACTCTGTTAATTTAGAAAAATCCTTTTCCTCAGAAGCAAAGTGGTGCATATTCTCAATAATTTCATTAAATATTTCATCAAAATTTGCATTCATCAATCTCACCTCGTAAAATGCTATTATAACTTATAAAAAAATAAATTTAAAAAATTTTAAATAATTTACCAAAGGTTAATATATGCCTCCACTAATTTAATTCCTGCATCAGTTAATCCTTTTTTACCAATTAAACCAACATTCTTCAATATAACTAAATTCTTTTTAATTTCTTCTGGTGTTAAGGATAAGTATTTAGCTAATAATACAATTTCATTTTCTTTGTGCTCTTTACCTTCACTTTTCTCTTTCCATACTTTATCAAACTCTTCTTTGTGCTCATAGATGGTTTTTAATATGTTGAATGTTGTTGGAGTTACCGCAAACTTTGTAGCTAATAGCTCTTGAATCTTTGCCATCTCTATGGCTGTTTTAACCTCTTCCCCTAATTCTGTTAATTTAATCATCTTGTTTTGCAATTCTTTAATAAATCCTTTTGATTCACACTCTCCTAATGCTTTAATAATCTCTTTCTCATCCCCACCAACGTGGTCTTGGATTAATTTAACTAACTCATCTCTGTGGATGTATTTCTTTCTTGGAATCTTAATGAGAGTTGAAATGTCATATTTTGTTAAGTATGGCTTTCTTTTAATTGTCTTTGATAATTTTATTAAATATTTTCCTTTTTCTGTTATTCCTCTATTTACAGTTCCCTCTTCTTTACCTTTAACTACCCATTCAGCAATTGGGACATCACCACTTTCTGGGTAGGTTATAGCTTTCATTCCATCTGTTGATACTACACCTAAATCTTTAACCTTTTCCCCGAACTCTGTCATCCAGTATGTATCTTTATTTTTAACAACTTCTCTCTTTATCAATTCTTTTGATTCTAAAGTGTGTAATATAGCCCCTAAATCATCAATATTTGTTCTCTTTTTAATTTCATCATAAGTTGGCAGAATCTCTGGGTTTGTTTCATACTTTTCTTTTATTTCCTCAATTGCCTTTAAAACCTTAATTTCATCATCTAATATGTAGATAGGGAGAGTTTTCTCTTCAACTTTACCCATCTCTTTATATGTATCCATCATTGCCTGTCCTAATTCAGTAACTTCCCCATCTTCATAGAAACCGCTTTCTGTCAGCTCTTCAGTAGTTTCCCCTTTCTCTAATACCTCAAAGTCTTCTTTTCGTAATATCAATGCTCTATTTAAGTTTGGAACTAACGAAGCTACTTTTAAAGCATAGTTCAATGCTTTTGTTGTGGCAAAAGCTTTTCCACTTTCTGTTTTTGGTGAGATTAAGAGCAATCTCATAGCTTGAAGTGCATTAATTATGTTGTCCCCATATTCCTTAGTATTTTTGTAAGTTATTAGCTCATCATAAACCCCAATCTTTGGCATATCTTTTATAAATGCTAATATCTCAGGAGTTAGGTAAACAACTGGATGAGTTTCTTTATATATCTTTAAAATCTCTTTTCCAATCTCACTCAATCCATTCTCATCTGCTAAGAATCTCTCTTTTAACATTGTCATCCATTCTTCTGGTATATTACCAGTTTCTTCTAACAATTCCATAATTTTTATAATCTCAGAATCAACAAACACATCTGGAAGCTTTTCTATATCAATTTTATCAACAATTTCCATCAATCTTTTTCCTGCTTCAGTAAAAGTTATCTTATTTTCTTTTAATTCAGCAAATCCTAATATAAACAACTCTAAAGCTCTTGTTTTAAACTCTTCTGGCAGGGCTTTTTCTATTTCATTCTGCATTTCTGTCTCTTTCATCTTTTTCAATATTTCTAAATGTCTCTTTTTTAAGAACAATATTCCACCCCCACAGTTCTAATACCTTTAAATTATATTCATTTTTTATTACTTAAAGTTCCTAATTTTTTATGTTTATGAAGTTCTATAAAAACTTTTCTATAATTAATCAATTTAAATATATATAAAATTTATAAAAATAAAAATAGAACATTAAAAAATAAAATAGTGATAATAAAGCAATATATGAAAATTTACAGTTTTTACTAAATTTTAACTATTTCAAATAAAATAACATAAATTAATCCTTTTATCTAAACCATCAAACCTTAAGATATTTATAGAAATATTAAGTATATCATCAAACTAACAGCTTTTAACGATTTTTTTAAACTTATATATTCCTATTTTCAATTTTAACGTTAAATATCTACTTTTAATAATTGAGGGATAAGATGGGGAATGCAAAACCGAAGAAAAAACTTGCAGTTGTTACATGCATGGATGCACGTCTTGTGAATTTTTTATCAGAAAAATTGGGAATAAAGAGAGGAGACGCTAAAGTTATCAAAAATGCTGGAAATATTGTAACTGATGATGTGATAAGGTCTCTTGTTGTTGCAATCTACTGTTTAGGGATAGAGAAAATTTTGGTTGTTGGACATACTGACTGTGGAATGAAATACATTGATGTTGAAGATATTAAGAAGAAGATGATAGAAAGAGGAGCTAACCCCTATTTTGTCACAAACCTTAAATGTTGGTTGGGTAAGATTGATGATGAAGAAAAGAATGTAATTGAAGGAGTAAATATAATAAAGAACCATCCTGCAATTCCAAAAGATGTAAGTGTTGAAGGGTATATAATAGATGTTGAAACTGGAGAGCTCAAAAAACTCTGTTAAAAATCAAAAAATCAATTTTTGATAATTAGGTTTAAAATTTAAATAAAAATAACCACTATTTTAATTGAATTATATACGTCATAGCACCCGCCACTCTGCGAACCTTTTTAGGAGCAGGTGGCGAAAAAAGACCCGAAGCATGCACATAAAATTAAAAATTTAAAAAATTAGGTGAAATCATGGAATTTAAAATTGTGAATACAATCTGCCCTTATTGTGGAGTAGGTTGTGGTGTAGGATTGGTAGTTAAAAATAATAAGGTTGTTGGAGTTCATCCCAACAAAAGACATCCAATAAATGAAGGAAAGTTGTGTGCTAAAGGAAATTATTGCTATCAATTTATACATAGCAAGGATAGATTAACAAAGCCATTAATAAAAAAAGAAAGTGGTTTTGTTGAAACTACTTGGAATAAGGCGTTAGAATTAATTGCAGAAAATATGAAAGAATATAAAGAAGAGATTGGCTTTTTCTCATCTGCAAGATGCACTAATGAAGACAACTACATTTTACAAAAATTTGCAAGAGTTGTTTTAAAAACAAATAACATT is from Methanocaldococcus bathoardescens and encodes:
- a CDS encoding DUF505 family protein gives rise to the protein MFLKKRHLEILKKMKETEMQNEIEKALPEEFKTRALELFILGFAELKENKITFTEAGKRLMEIVDKIDIEKLPDVFVDSEIIKIMELLEETGNIPEEWMTMLKERFLADENGLSEIGKEILKIYKETHPVVYLTPEILAFIKDMPKIGVYDELITYKNTKEYGDNIINALQAMRLLLISPKTESGKAFATTKALNYALKVASLVPNLNRALILRKEDFEVLEKGETTEELTESGFYEDGEVTELGQAMMDTYKEMGKVEEKTLPIYILDDEIKVLKAIEEIKEKYETNPEILPTYDEIKKRTNIDDLGAILHTLESKELIKREVVKNKDTYWMTEFGEKVKDLGVVSTDGMKAITYPESGDVPIAEWVVKGKEEGTVNRGITEKGKYLIKLSKTIKRKPYLTKYDISTLIKIPRKKYIHRDELVKLIQDHVGGDEKEIIKALGECESKGFIKELQNKMIKLTELGEEVKTAIEMAKIQELLATKFAVTPTTFNILKTIYEHKEEFDKVWKEKSEGKEHKENEIVLLAKYLSLTPEEIKKNLVILKNVGLIGKKGLTDAGIKLVEAYINLW
- a CDS encoding beta-class carbonic anhydrase is translated as MGNAKPKKKLAVVTCMDARLVNFLSEKLGIKRGDAKVIKNAGNIVTDDVIRSLVVAIYCLGIEKILVVGHTDCGMKYIDVEDIKKKMIERGANPYFVTNLKCWLGKIDDEEKNVIEGVNIIKNHPAIPKDVSVEGYIIDVETGELKKLC